One Triticum dicoccoides isolate Atlit2015 ecotype Zavitan chromosome 5B, WEW_v2.0, whole genome shotgun sequence genomic window carries:
- the LOC119308300 gene encoding uncharacterized protein LOC119308300, with amino-acid sequence MASADLLRREEEFYESLFDSAKGDAAAAKTRGQMIERKIEALEDMATKVSNRRSRRWLNDRLLIELVPRLHVEEIKGLFAPPPFGEEAPLSAFCRTSVGEWDAFRSIDMDVEARFMQRMKQSSKQKNLVNEDESIVLNVIFLVVVIMLRTCVVSRLGSKNKMVLVIFWLCNAM; translated from the exons ATGGCGAGCGCGGATCTGCTGCGGAGGGAGGAGGAGTTCTACGAGTCGCTGTTCGATTCCGCCAAAG GCGATGCCGCTGCCGCCAAGACGCGTGGGCAGATGATCGAGAGGAAGATTGAAGCCCTGGAGGACATGGCAACCAAG GTTAGTAACCGGAGGTCTCGCAGATGGTTGAATGATCGCTTGCTGATTGAGCTCGTCCCTCGTCTTCATGTTGAAGAAATCAAAGGCCTCTTTGCCCCTCCGCCATTTG GTGAGGAAGCACCACTGTCAGCATTTTGCAGGACAAGTGTTGGTGAGTGGGATGCATTCAGGAGCATTGACATGGACGTTGAG GCAAGATTTATGCAACGGATGAAACAATCATCAAAGCAGAAGAATCTTGTGAATGAAGATGAGTCAATTGTGCTGAATGTTATATTTTTGGTTGTTGTTATAATGCTTAGAACATGTGTGGTGTCAAGACTTGGGAGTAAAAATAAAATGGTACTAGTAATATTTTGGTTGTGTAATGCTATGTAG